A part of Paenibacillus sp. 481 genomic DNA contains:
- a CDS encoding ABC-F family ATP-binding cassette domain-containing protein — protein sequence MSLLTVEGLSHSYGGRVLFNDVSFRLLPGEHVGLVGANGAGKSTLMNILTGKVLKDNGKVEWTPRLRYGYLDQHTKLEAGKTIRDVLRDAFLPLFEQEQEMMEIANQMADADPDTLEKLLERMGEIQDELDRSGFYMIDVKVEETANGLGLGAIGLERDVTALSGGQRTKVLLAKLLLEQPNVLLLDEPTNYLDVEHIGWLTNYLQNYPYAFVLISHDTEFMNKVVNVIYHLEFAKMTRYSANYEKFLEMADLNKTQHIQAYEKQREFIKKQEDFIQRNKARASTSTRAKSREKQLDRLDRIDRPEEAVKPTFVFKESRASGRLVVEAKNLEVGYDRALLPELNFAIERGDKIAIVGCNGVGKSTLLKTMLGVIQPFSGQVYKGDYLHPAYFEQEVRAGAGTPIDDVWNAFPHMNQHEVRAALARCGLKNEHITRQLSQLSGGEQAKVRLCKLLMEESNWIIFDEPTNHLDVLSKEELQRALKAFKGTVLLVCHEPDFYEGWVTKTWDVEQWSMQQ from the coding sequence ATGAGCTTATTGACGGTTGAAGGACTGAGCCACAGTTATGGTGGACGTGTTCTATTTAATGATGTGTCGTTCCGCCTCCTCCCGGGGGAGCATGTTGGACTTGTAGGCGCCAATGGTGCTGGTAAATCGACATTGATGAATATTTTAACAGGTAAAGTGTTGAAAGATAACGGTAAAGTGGAGTGGACGCCTCGTCTGCGTTACGGCTACTTGGATCAGCATACGAAGTTGGAGGCTGGTAAGACGATTCGCGACGTCCTGCGTGATGCGTTTCTACCTCTTTTTGAGCAAGAGCAGGAAATGATGGAGATCGCCAATCAAATGGCAGATGCAGATCCTGATACGCTGGAAAAGTTGTTGGAGCGTATGGGGGAAATTCAAGATGAGCTGGATCGTAGCGGCTTCTACATGATCGACGTTAAAGTGGAGGAGACAGCAAACGGACTTGGTCTGGGTGCGATTGGTCTTGAACGCGACGTAACAGCATTGAGTGGTGGTCAGCGTACCAAAGTATTGCTGGCAAAGCTGTTGCTGGAGCAGCCGAACGTGCTGCTGCTTGACGAACCGACGAACTACTTGGACGTTGAGCATATTGGATGGCTTACGAACTATTTGCAGAACTATCCGTATGCGTTTGTGTTGATCTCGCATGATACGGAGTTTATGAATAAGGTCGTAAACGTAATCTATCATTTGGAATTTGCTAAAATGACACGTTATTCCGCGAATTATGAAAAATTCCTTGAGATGGCGGATTTGAATAAGACGCAGCATATTCAAGCGTACGAGAAGCAGCGGGAATTTATTAAAAAGCAAGAGGACTTCATTCAGCGCAACAAGGCGCGTGCTTCGACATCTACCCGAGCAAAGAGCCGTGAAAAGCAGTTAGATCGCTTGGATCGCATTGATCGCCCAGAAGAGGCGGTTAAGCCGACGTTCGTGTTTAAAGAGTCGCGTGCAAGCGGCCGCCTTGTCGTGGAAGCGAAAAACTTGGAAGTTGGCTATGACCGTGCGCTGTTACCGGAGTTGAACTTTGCGATTGAGCGCGGCGATAAGATCGCGATTGTCGGCTGTAATGGTGTCGGTAAATCGACGTTATTGAAGACGATGCTCGGTGTGATTCAGCCATTTAGCGGACAGGTGTATAAAGGCGATTACTTACACCCAGCTTACTTCGAGCAGGAAGTAAGAGCAGGAGCGGGAACGCCGATTGATGATGTGTGGAACGCATTTCCACATATGAATCAGCACGAAGTGCGCGCAGCATTGGCCCGTTGCGGTCTGAAAAATGAACATATTACCCGCCAATTGAGCCAGTTGAGTGGTGGCGAACAGGCGAAAGTACGCTTATGTAAGCTGTTAATGGAAGAGAGCAACTGGATCATATTTGACGAG
- a CDS encoding WXG100 family type VII secretion target, which produces MSRRILITPERVEDVAKQFKQGSEQSQELISVLTQAVQSMEGEWDGVTKQRFFQQFQEANQQMQLFVHMLNTIDSELSAIAQKFRTVDGQ; this is translated from the coding sequence ATGTCTAGACGCATTCTCATTACGCCTGAGCGGGTTGAAGATGTCGCGAAACAATTTAAACAGGGAAGTGAGCAAAGTCAGGAGCTCATCTCTGTCTTAACGCAAGCTGTTCAATCCATGGAGGGCGAATGGGATGGGGTAACGAAGCAGCGATTTTTTCAGCAGTTTCAGGAAGCTAATCAGCAGATGCAATTATTCGTACATATGTTAAATACTATAGATTCGGAATTGTCTGCAATTGCACAAAAATTTCGCACCGTTGACGGTCAATAA
- a CDS encoding WXG100 family type VII secretion target translates to MTAMRIIVEPEVLRGVSRQLRSAAEHLHHIQYELHRTVNSLMWESSVKSEIMYEWSRASRLADQIKEQLSELGQHVQAKAIQFEEIDNQASSILVHDSHSRSPAAMYMGMELGANALLLPKATAGIFTSVSNPRTAIQALGNPYYLGREQEQVHTAAHVQHMESNDPVFANGWTFVDPRYAGRTRDSVV, encoded by the coding sequence GTGACCGCAATGCGCATTATTGTCGAGCCTGAAGTGCTTCGGGGGGTGAGTCGCCAGTTAAGAAGCGCAGCAGAGCATCTACATCATATTCAGTATGAATTGCATCGAACGGTTAACTCATTAATGTGGGAATCATCCGTTAAATCTGAAATCATGTATGAGTGGAGCAGAGCAAGTCGTTTAGCGGATCAAATAAAAGAACAACTGTCGGAATTAGGTCAGCATGTGCAAGCAAAAGCGATTCAGTTTGAAGAAATTGATAATCAGGCGAGTTCTATTCTTGTTCATGACTCGCACTCAAGATCTCCAGCTGCCATGTATATGGGGATGGAATTAGGAGCGAATGCGTTGCTTCTGCCTAAAGCAACAGCTGGGATTTTTACAAGTGTATCCAATCCTCGTACGGCGATTCAGGCATTAGGAAATCCGTATTACTTAGGCAGGGAGCAGGAGCAAGTTCATACGGCTGCTCATGTTCAGCATATGGAATCGAACGATCCCGTCTTTGCGAATGGATGGACATTTGTTGATCCCAGATATGCAGGGAGAACGAGAGATTCGGTCGTCTAA